CCTGCTCGTGATGAAggaggagagcctcgatggcatcCTGGACGCGAGCATACTAAGCGCCGGGATGGAGACGCTGCTGAGAGAAGTCGCCGAGCTTGCGAGGATGTGCTTGAGCACCAGGGGGGAAGAGAGGCCTTCCATGACCCAGGTGGCTGACAAGCTGAAGGCTCTGCGGAGCACCTGGAGGGAGAAATTTCTGCTGATGGACGACGAGACTGAGCGTTTGGTATCGGCACCTGCAGCTTTGGCGTTTCATGATCCTCTGTCATCGATCATGTTCTCGACTGGGCCCCGCATGTCTGGAATAGGTATAGAGACACCCAGATGATAGTTTCGGTTGATTGTTACACCATGCCAAGAGTGTGTGTACATGTTAGAGGCGATTGCTCTCCAATTATTTTGTAACAAATTCCAAGTAAAATTCATCCATGTTCATTGAACTTGCTGGTTTGATCTTAATTCAGTTCACACAAAGTTCACACAAAAGGGGTTCTATGTCAAGCTCAGAGGCCTTCACTTGCTGTTACTTACAGTACGGTGTGGATAGGGCAGCCTCATCTCATCTGGCCTCTGTTTATACTTGCTGGTTTGTGAGATAGACAGATGAGATGCTCATTCGGTTGTAGGAAACCAAAACGTAGAATTAGAAGTACTACTGGAATTTGATAGGATGGCACTTGCCCGGAAATCCATTTTGGCTCTACTGCTCTAGGGAGCACATGCTCTGCGTGCCAAAAATGAATTTTACTAATGtaaaagaaattaaaaaaattagaTGTGTTCATTGTCACACCCAACAGGTGCATGTAAATTTCCAGGGGAAAACTTAAGCATCTTAACCTGTGAAAAAAACAAGTCAAATGCCAAATGTTACACTTAATTTTATTTTTCTCACCGACGAATCACTGCTATCCCATATGGCATGAAAATTGTCAAGCACACTTGCAACACTAATATGAACATCTACAAAAAGATTCAGAATTTTTAAAATTTATTCAGTGTTCATTAGAGAGCATATGCTTCCCAGAGCCAAAAATCCGCGTCCGGCACCTGCCATCCTAAGAAATTGTCTTGCCTCGTTCCTACACAAAATTGAGCTTTAAGTGGATGTGTAATTTTCTCTAAAAACACAGGATTGAATAGTATTCCTACGAAATTCTTCTACACTTTTCCTACAAAATGAATGCATTTATAAGAAATTTTCCATTGGAATCCTTGTTCCTATGTTTTTCCTATGAAAATCCTCCAAAACGAGTGAGGCCTAAGAAGTGAATGTGATCTTTTTAAGGGTATGGATACCATCTCCTATGGCTAGATCCAAAGGGAAGAAGTTGCCGCCAGCACGATtgacaattttaaacattttttaTATTTACTTAAAAAAACTAGGACAAAGACACAACTTGCATCTAACATGTCTTAAATTTTAAATATAACCCGCATAATTTTGAATATTTTGGAAGGACAAAGACACAACTAGGACAAAGACGAAACTAGGACAAAGACACAACTTTAAACATTTTGAATATTTACTTTGGAAAATCCTATTTAAATAGACATAATTAATTGCACACATAATTAGCCATCGGATGATTAATTGCATTAATGACTTCATTTAAATTGATTCGGTGCTTGTTTTAAAAAAATTGTATTAATGGCTGCATGCGAACAATTTCTAAAAAAAATTGACCATTTGTTATAAGAGAGATTTTTTAGTATGCGGATAATTTttgagaatttcttaaaaaaatgaaAGGCACAAACTTTTTCTGAAATAGCGAGCAATTTTTTAATATGTTTTAAAAAGATAGAAACAAAAACATTTTTTGGAGTTCTGAACAATTTTCGCAAACAGGAGCATTCTTGGAATTCCATAATATACTTTGAATATCGGAACAATTTTGGAAAAGtgaaacattttctgaaattccaTAGATACTTTGGAAGGCATAAAGAAATTATGAAATTGTCAAACATTTTTAGGAAAAGGAAATTTTTTTTAAAGATAAAGGACGTAAAAATGAGAAAACCGTTAAAGGAAGCATCAGgagaaagaaaaaatgaaaacGATAAAAAAAGAACCAAAAGGGTACAGCTAAAATGGGCCGGTCCGTTTTGGTGGGTCGATGGCAAGCCTTTCGGCGGCCTATGACATCTGAGCGGTGGCCCAGATCGTAACTGGGCCATGGGAAGAGAATATGGGCGGTAGCCCAGGCTGTAACTGGGCTAAGGGACAGAATCCTCGCTTTTTTCCAGCCGTCAACTAGCTGCAATTACGCGGGCGGGTCTGTTCTTAGAACCAGCAGCAGGTCCTAGATACTTCTTGGGCGGCGGAGAGGAGAACTGGCTGGCGACGGCGTCGTCCGAGAGGAGCGCGACGCCACCGGACTGGAGGCATGGAGTTCCTGATGCAGCCGATTAGCAGGTGATGTCGTCGAATCCTTCATCTCATGTGGCAATGGATCTGGAGGAGGAGAGTGCTGAGCACTGACGGATTCTTTCCCCAAAACTTCGCAGGTTCCGAATCCTTGAGGGCATGGACGGCACGGATCGGCCGCCGGAGCCAGGGGAGTACGCCGTGCCGGCGATTGAATCTGGCGCCCCTTCCACGCCCACGATGGAGGTTGAGGCGGCGGGTGGGGATACGCAGGCGCAGCTCGTCGTGGCGGCGCTTGGCCCCCCGGCTGCATCACAGCAGGCGACCGGGAAGGTGAATCCAGAGGCCCCGGAGT
This sequence is a window from Aegilops tauschii subsp. strangulata cultivar AL8/78 chromosome 7, Aet v6.0, whole genome shotgun sequence. Protein-coding genes within it:
- the LOC120968062 gene encoding uncharacterized protein, whose translation is MEFLMQPISRFRILEGMDGTDRPPEPGEYAVPAIESGAPSTPTMEVEAAGGDTQAQLVVAALGPPAASQQATGKVNPEAPEWKKRVRVGSAAPGRTPCPTRASALENAIRSFADNPGDEVTVPKLGTSFNSLKRPMTFTMCSHGRRDLV